In Lactuca sativa cultivar Salinas chromosome 5, Lsat_Salinas_v11, whole genome shotgun sequence, the DNA window tccaagtgggagactgttggattagtgtctaagtccataactattttggtatgtacttgacccgatggtgcatggtcattttgggttgccttcaccaaaacaacttgattggagaaataaatagagagagaggttattatgatttattaatatgttataagaataatatattaaaggagaaatcatatttgtttaattaatattggtcaataattaattaagaattaattttgtgatcaaatgtaattaattaaactagaggggctgaattgtaattatgtgatagttacaaaatagggtaaggattatcctaaggataggttgaacgaatttaaggtgataagaccttagaattcgtccatgataaggattcaaggcttatcttatgggttgcttggtgggtaaacaactagataaggataaggactgaaaccctatctctacacctatataaacaccctttTGGCTCATAATTCGTCCAGATCTTCCCAAGGCATCTTagggacgaattcttatacctctcctctctctttataccttctccatttactcttggtgtttgtgaaccattagaggagtgacacttatgactctaagccttccaaagtcaatacaaggagatttgggattgttattgctacataacaatcaaggtaatattataaacctattcttatgttaatatgattacttatatgctagaattagggttttattatgtgttcgtaatgttgtgtatctaatagtgaaaacatagatccaatgctagggttgcatgtacacataggattgtttgtataaaacccatcaataagggCCTCCAAGAgattaaggtccttaaatagggtccaagacacCAAAATTAGGATGTGCACCCTACAcgattacgccctgcgtaacctggGTACGCCCTATGTACTCCATTAAGTCTCGCGTCCAAGTTAATGAGTTACGTTCTGCATAACTCAACTGACTACGCCCCACGTACAGCCAACATTTGCAAAAATAAATAAACTTTAATTATAAAGAAATGCACCtagaaatggggtgttacaaatcAGAGAGCGAGAGGGGAGAGAAGGGAGAACAAAACAGATAGATGGTATGGGAGAGAATAAAGACGAGAGAAAAAAAGTACATGTGGAGGAGGAGAGACCGGCGAAGCTAACGACATGACTGACAGATGCAATGGTGGAGCTCTCGTGAACGACAACAGACCAAATGGATGCATGTAGTTTCTTTTTAAGTTAGAAGATGTCTGAAAGAAATAAAAGCTTCTTCTTATGTGTGCGTGAAAAAAGAGgctaaacaattttttttatgtgtgcggtcttttaaaaataaatgttatttttcaaaattatATATTCATGCACATACAATGGTCAAAAGGTCTACAAAACCAAACATCACCTTACATAGTATTTAATTACTAGTCAACCCATAATATGCTAATTACTATGATTAGGAAACCATGATTTTGATTCCTTTAGACATTTTTCCTTTCGTGTTTTGTTTACTATAAATGCAAAATACAATGGTATATTCACGcagccttttaaaaataaatgttatttttcaAAATTGTATATTCGTGCATATACAATGGTCAAAAGGTCTAAAAATACAAACACCATACTATCTAATTAGTCAACCCATAATCTGCTAATTACTATGATTAGGAAACCATTATTTTGATTCCTTTTAGacatttttgtgttttgtttactATAAATGCGAAATACAATTCAAACCTTActtctctcaactttatataattATACGAACCTCTCAACCAATTTTATGGTCCTTTGCTAAAATTAAAAGCATGGTCTTTGAGAGTGTCTTTTTCAACATTTCTGTAAAGAACACCCTAAAGAAAAAGGAAAGTGAAAATGTCCGAAAGAAGCCACCGATCTTGTCTTTTCATTTCAAGCTTTTATATTGAAATCTTGGAGTCAAGTCCGGACAAATAGTTACTAGTCGTCATACCGCCTAATGCCCATATCGTACCATCACAATAATTCACAATAATTCACAATAATTAAAAGTAAATAAGTGTAGTATAAATAAACGAGACCAAATTTATAAACGAGTCAAGATgtgtaaaacatttatttatcaaGTAAATTATAAACAAACCAATACAATCTTAGTTTATTTGAAAAGATTATAGATAAATCCAAATGGTTTGTTGAGTTACTTCAAACGAAAggtaaaatgaaagaaaaaacaaattacaagttattttttatttataaaatcccATTCCCCTCCATAAAATCTCACCATCATCCACCCCACGCACACAGTAACCCACcttctacacacacacacagacaaaTGAAGATGGACAAAAGAGTCAAATTTAATATCTTCTGCTTCTTGTTCGTATTACTATCATCCATCTTCGTAAGTTCTTCACATttggcttcttcttcttccattaACTTGTCTTTTACCTTAATTTGTTTGCTCTTACTCATTTAATTCATGCATGCAGGTTTCCATAGTCGAGGCAACCCCTCCTGGTGTTGCGAACTTGAGTAAATCAAATCCTTTTTCCCCTAAATCTTCTATAACTCGTTACTGGAAAACCCAGATCTCCAATCGTTTTCCgatcccttcttttcttctttccaAAGCTTCACCACTCTCACCTTTCGAATTCTCATTATTCACCAAATTAGCTTCCAACCACTCTCTTTCATCTCATCTTTCTTCCTTCTGCTCCTCCGCCGACTTATTCTGTTTCTCCGATCCCACCTCCATTAATTCCGGTCGTTTAAAAGACACCAACTTTGCTGTTTACAACTCCAAACGTTTCTCCACCTACGGCTCCTCCCAAGTTGGCGGCGCCGACACTTTCAAAAACTACTCGGAAAACATTAACTTTGCATCTAGTGGTTTCGCCAGATACAGCGGCATATCCACCGGCCACCATGAAGGATTCACCTCCTACGCGACTGACGCCAACGTCGCTAACTCAAACTTCACCAGCTACGCCACCGATGCCACCGGAGGTAATGGCGATTTCACCTCCTATATGCCACGTGTCAATGTGCCTGATCTCCGGTTTGCATCCTACTCAGCCAACGGAAACAACCATGCCATGTCGTTCAAGAGCTACGTCGACGACACAAACTCCGGGAACCAACAGTTCATGAACTACGGTAAAAATGGGAACGGAGTTCCGGTGGGGTTCACCGGGTATGGCGACACGTCGAATGTAATCGGGTCCACTTTTTCGCACTATGCTGATCTGGCAAACGATGCGAATGATACTTTCAAGGCGTATTCATCAAATGCAAATAACCCAAAAAACGATTTTAAAGCATATGGTGGTAATAGTGGAAATGCCGGGTCGGATTCTTTTGTGAGTTACCGAGATGGAGCGAACTCGGGTACAGACACATTTCTGTCATACGGTAGAAAATCAAATTCGGGCAAAACAAATTTTGTAAATTATGGAAAATCATTCAACCCGGGTGTCGATTCGTTTAGAGAATACGGTAAAGGATCCACGGGTCAATCTACCGGTTTTAGTATCTATGCTTTGAATACCACATTCAAAGACTATACCAAAACTGGTGTCACATTTGGTCAATACACAAAACCCGGGTCAAAAACGGGTCCTACCAAGGTCAGTGGCAGTTTGGTAAATAAATGGTCGGAGCCGGTTAAATTCTTTCGGGAGAAAATGTTGAAGAAAGGTACCGTTATGACAATGCCCGACATTGTTGACAAAATGCCTAAACGGTCGTTTTTGCCCAGGGCCATCACGTCGAAATTACCGTTTGCCACCGACAAAATATCTGGTGTGAAGGAAGTTTTCCAGGCTCGGGACGGTTCTGTTCTGGAGCGTGTTTTAACGAATACGCTGTCAGAATGTGAGCGGGCCCCGAGCCAGGGTGAGACCAAACAGTGTGTTGGATCGATTGAAGACATGATCGATTTCGCTGTTTCGGTTTTGGGTCATGATGTTGTGGCAAGGACGACAGAGAATGTTAGAGGGTCAAAAGAAAAGGTGATGATCGGAGAAGTCAAAGGGGTCAACGGTGGGAAGCTCACTAAGTCAGTGTCATGCCATCAAAGCTTGTATCCATACCTTCTCTATTATTGCCACTCTGTCCCGAAAGTGAGAGTCTATGTAGCTGATATACTTGACGTGTACAATAAGGCAAAAATTAATACCGGTGTTGCAATATGTCATATTGATACATCAGCATGGAGCCCGGGTCACGGAGCATTTGTGGCACTTGGGTCGGGTCCGGGTCTTATTGAAGTCTGCCATTGGATATTTGAGAATGACATGACGTGGACCACATCGGATTGAAGATGAACACGTGTGTTTGCTTTATCATTCATAAAGTCATAGTAATGTTGTTGTCATGAGATTTTAGAAATTTGATTGTTGTGCGCTTGGTGTTATTGTAATGGTTTTGAAATATTTATAAAACAGATATTGTCGGATTTGGTTAGATAGATgtccataaataaaataatgaacaCCCATACTTTATTGTAAaagaatattttattttaatgacTAACAAATGTGATGAAATGTAAATGTACTGATAACATGGACTAACACGTGATATGAAATCAAAATATAGAAAGAACACTTTAAAGTCATAGAGGatatgttaattaagattatattATACAGATAGtacacaaaataaataaaataaaacaaaaataagctAAATAAAACGAGTTATATGAGTTGAAAATCgcttataattaaatttaatatataattcaTTAAAGAAATAAGATCTGTTCCTTTTTGAGTTTTGACCCATACTTGAGAATATCCGATTCAATTTTACATGTCGATGTATAAAAGTAATCATTTGTATAGTTGTAGGATGGCCGAAGATGGAGTGGAAAGAGGGGAAATTTTGATGTAGAAAGAAAGATGAAGGAATAGAAGTATAATCACTCTCAACAGGTGCTACCTTTATATCCCATCTCATCTGTGTGGCCTTATAGAACTCGCTTCTCAGATTTCTACCTAATTTTTTTAGCTTTTTCATTTTGGTATTTTTAGCATGTTTACATATAATTTATCAgtaatcaacatttttataaatcacatttgattttttgtttgcCCAACTCTTTTTTGCTTTGATTTTATGATTCACATGTGTATACAAAGTGTCCCAAAATCTTACCTTCTGTCGTATgctttttgattctacatttggTTACAATTCTCATTTATGATTTATGCGTGCTTGAAGTAGGACATTAGAAGCTATGAAAAATGAAATGATGGGTGCGATTGCGTGCTGGGAAAGAAGCATACATCGGCAGGATAAAAATGATTTAGAGTTGTCCTTTTGTGGTCACGCATGCTAAACAAGTGGTACATTGTATCCACTTTCATCCACTAAATTTGCTCTTTATTTTAACACATTCATATGTACCCCATGTTCCGTTTGCGTCCAAAGGATTCTTGTAATTTGGTTGTTTTCATTAATTATTAGGATAGAAAATGCAATTGGTGTGGAATAGAGATTTACATAAAACTTATAGGACCAATTATAGGGACCCAAATTAAAGTGTTGATATCTCTAAAAATCATGTATGTTTCTTTGCTTCAAATTAGTTGATTTGTTACTTGTCCCCTCTCTcttatttgaaatgttttgaaagtatTACCTATATGGTTTGTTTGCTTTATGGTAGGGTGGCAATTGTTGATATGatacgacaaaaatacacgacacgaaacgaaattgagacgaaactgaaatttgaattcgtgttcgtgttaagcgtaaaaaacacgatgtcatgccgtgtcgtgttcgtgtttaaaattcaacacgaaattgacacgatttagcatTTATTTGTCGTGTTTTCGTGTTTGTTGTGTTTTTCTTGTTATGTATAATTAAATATTGAGAAATTAAGTATTCTCCTACATTTTCTTTCTATATATCTTCCTACCAATATGAAATCATGACATGTGttatattttgataaaattaattatatatttgaaCACTTCTCAACATTTCAACCAGGTAGGAAGATAATTAGGAAGAAAAgttggaggatatttaatttctcttaaatgttaattaaataaaatatttttttattatgttgTCTTTGTCGTGtggtgtcgtgtttgtcgttttttaatcggttcgttttcatgttagttaaaaaaaacacgacatcgtgtcgtgtcgtgttcgtgttacataaaacattATCGTGTTGTGTCAGATAAAAACACGACACAATGACCCGATTTGCCATTCCTACTATATGACATATATGTTCATGGCATGAAAATGATATTTGGGACATATTTTAGAATGGAAAATGTTGTATGATTTGGAAATATGATTTTGAAGTATCCTTACTTGTGTATTGCATATAGGATAGGTGTTGAAAGTCCTCATGACTTATATTACAAGTAAATGGTGAAATTCCAGTTATAAGGATCCAATATTCTGGTTTGAAGCAAAAGCTTCGTGATAGGCTTTACAGCCCATTCCATGGAAGACATGTTTAGTGGTCATGTGTCTATCTTAAATTTTTTAAAGAGGATAGTGGGTAGTCATCGACAACGGTATAAGCGGGTGCCTTATTTGAAATCTGCCAAACCATTGAACCCAGAATTGTAAGGGATTTTTTATAGAGTAGTGGACTGGGTTTGGGTTAGTTGCATATGCATTTGTATTGTTTCTTTTATGAATTTATACTAATTCAATACTTTTACCACTAGTTTGTTGAAATGATTATTAGAGATGGAATTTAACCATCCACTGATTAGATAACAAGTTCAAGGACTATAGAGCAttagaaacataagaataaataagggataatgacttaaaaatgtaatatattttttgtatttgtacacatttggtcattGAATTTTTTTCGTCCATATTACccattcaacttgttaaactgtacacattcagtcattatgaccggttactctaggttagccgggaaaaatgacttaattgggtaatatattttttattttatacacatttagtctttaatatttttgTATACAGTTAGTCCttaatactttatttttttttgttttaaaataagtcttctttgtttttgtactcattcagtagttatgaataatttCTTTAGGCTGTTTATGTTTATGTCCATCGCGATCTCGACTGCTTGGTTGCGTAGGCCTTGTGGTTGGGCTTAGGTCTTGTGTTCTgaacgtcgtaacttcttcatacgatatcaTATTTTAACGATCATTATATCCATGTGTTCGTTTTTtaagtctactacaactttcgttaagatcATTCTCGTTAAAATGTAAcatatttttacttacgattttataaaaaaaaccataCATGCTTTCATAAAACgaatggatataaagatcgtaagtaaaaatatattatttttaaacgggAGTAATCTAATTGAATGTTGTAATAGACTAAAATACGAACGCATGAATATAAAAATCGTTAGAATCtgagatcgtatgaagaagttatgacgttcAAAATGCATGACCTAAACAACCAAGTAGTCGAGATCATGATGGACATAAACATAAAAAGACCCAAACACCTCATTAATGAATATCCTACGTAAGATGTCGTGATAAAAACCTAAAAGAATCATttataagtactgaatgagtacaaaaataaaaatgatttattttgcaacaaaataaatattaaggactaaatgtgtataaaaatattaaggactaaatgtgtacaaagtgagaagtatattaccctattaagccATTTTTACCGGCTACTCTGGAGTAGCcgatcataaggactgaatgtgtatagTTTAAAaggttgaaggggtaaatgtggacgaaaaaaaaaactcattaccaaatgtgtacaaatcgaaaaatatattaccattatcccaataaataaataaatacttatGATACTTAAAATCATATTTGAGAAATGTTAGGGTTGAAACCCCCAAAATCATCATCAAAACTCCAAACAAACATCTATGACGAAAATTGTTGCTTGGAGAATGATCAAGGAAGGTGATGAATGCCATAAACTCAACTAATTGTATGGTTAACATGGAGAATTTAGACTTAGAGGATTACCTCAGACCTTACCCTAGCTTATGAAATGAATAGATAAGAGAAGAATTATACCATATAGAGCTAAAGGATGAAGAGAACTTGACTAGATCTTTGCCAATTATACTTTAGATCTTCATCTTCATTTACCAAGAGATGAGAGAAAATCGCAATGGGGAAAGTTCTCCGTTGCTGACCACCATTTAGTAGAAATTTATCTAGTAACTTGTATATTTACAATATAAGTCCTTCCTTAGCAATAATAAATAAGTCATATTTCAAGTTAATCAAATCAAATCTTGATCAACACTAGATTTTTATCTAAATTTTCAGTTTAGCCCTAGTTTAATATTTTGACTCAACGAGAtactaatttatttttaataattaaataaataaatattatatattcaaaatcattattttaatcttttaatttattttaattatttttctaaaaatttatttttcactaaAATTGATAAAATTCTAGGCCCCAAAAGATGATGTTACAATAAATTTAAGTCTATATATGCACCTGTATTCACTAGATTTgataatataataaattctaTAAAGCATATTCCTCCGCACCATAATTTTAATCTTGTTAGGCATAAATTTATTCCACTGTGTAAGACTATTACCGacataaaaaaaacatcattAATATGAGGTTGTGTTGAGCTAACAAATCGGACTTACGAGCATCTAGCTCCCACATATATTTATCCATTTGATCAGAGAAGCTAACTGGATCAAGAAGACTGAAAAAGACTCGATAACTAAGTATCTTCACCCCTAACATTCATCGTCCAATTCTAACTCAACACTTGATCATATCACGTATCTTTCATGCAACAATCTTTAACATTTTCAAGAAGATAAAATCTAGGAAACAAATACATCATAGATGTTTCCAATCCaaacatatttataaaaaaagagTCGAAGAATAACCAACTTGTTTTTTAAGGTAAAGTAAAACACCATACCCTGTTCACGTAGATTGTTACTTGACACGTGTAATGTCTttattttcaacccaaaatttttatttttatttattaaaagataTCAGAATATAATTACATTGTGCGGAAACATGTTGCGAATATGCATTTGTATAGTCGAACCTTGCCCTTCACATtggtatttgaaaaaaaattatattcaactgggtaaacacgaagcttagtgagtttcctaaaataccatatactacaatacatatacatgcatacaaacAGTGGCTCCCGAACTTTTGTCCTTATACCACAACCCTAACTAAATCTACGCGGGTCTATAGGCTCTCGTATTTTGGTCGTTCAACCATCAACCCTAACTCAATCTATGCGGGTTTATAGACTCTCGTACTTTGGTCGTTCC includes these proteins:
- the LOC111900704 gene encoding polygalacturonase 1 beta-like protein 1; this encodes MKEKTNYKLFFIYKIPFPSIKSHHHPPHAHSNPPSTHTHRQMKMDKRVKFNIFCFLFVLLSSIFVSIVEATPPGVANLSKSNPFSPKSSITRYWKTQISNRFPIPSFLLSKASPLSPFEFSLFTKLASNHSLSSHLSSFCSSADLFCFSDPTSINSGRLKDTNFAVYNSKRFSTYGSSQVGGADTFKNYSENINFASSGFARYSGISTGHHEGFTSYATDANVANSNFTSYATDATGGNGDFTSYMPRVNVPDLRFASYSANGNNHAMSFKSYVDDTNSGNQQFMNYGKNGNGVPVGFTGYGDTSNVIGSTFSHYADLANDANDTFKAYSSNANNPKNDFKAYGGNSGNAGSDSFVSYRDGANSGTDTFLSYGRKSNSGKTNFVNYGKSFNPGVDSFREYGKGSTGQSTGFSIYALNTTFKDYTKTGVTFGQYTKPGSKTGPTKVSGSLVNKWSEPVKFFREKMLKKGTVMTMPDIVDKMPKRSFLPRAITSKLPFATDKISGVKEVFQARDGSVLERVLTNTLSECERAPSQGETKQCVGSIEDMIDFAVSVLGHDVVARTTENVRGSKEKVMIGEVKGVNGGKLTKSVSCHQSLYPYLLYYCHSVPKVRVYVADILDVYNKAKINTGVAICHIDTSAWSPGHGAFVALGSGPGLIEVCHWIFENDMTWTTSD